The genomic DNA CTCGGTGACCGGGTGCTCCACCTGCAGGCGCGTGTTCATCTCGATGAAGTAGAACTGGCCGTCCTCGTACAGGAACTCGAAGGTGCCGGCGCCGCGGTAGCCGAGCGTGCGGCAGGCTTGCGCGCAGCGCTCGCCGATGGCGGCGACAGCGCCCTCGGGCAGCCCCGGCGCCGGGGATTCCTCGATGACTTTCTGGTGGCGGCGCTGCATGGAGCAGTCGCGTTCGCCCAGCCAGACGGCGTTGCCGTGCGTGTCGGCCAGCACCTGGATCTCGATGTGGCGTGGCCGTTGCAGGAAGCGCTCCATGTAGAGCGCCGGGTTGCCGAAGGCGGCCGCTGCTTCCGCGCGGGTGGTCTCGACAGCGGCCAGCAGCGCGGTTTCGGCCTCCACGACGCGCATGCCGCGGCCGCCGCCGCCGCCAGCGGCCTTGACGATCAGGGGGTAGCCGATCTTGCGGGCGGCGGCCAGGATGGCTTGCGGGTCATCGGGCAGTTCGCCCTCGGTGCCGGGCACGCAAGGCACGCCGGCAGTCAGCATGGCCTGCTTGGCCTGGACCTTGTCGCCCATTGTCCGGATGGCGGCGGCGGTGGGACCGATGAAGGCCAGGCCCGCGGCCTCGACGGCATCGGCGAAGCCGGCGTTCTCGCTGAGAAATCCGTAGCCAGGATGCACGGCCTGTGCGCCGGTCAGGCGGGCGGCGGCAAGAATGGCCGGAATGTTCAGGTAGCTGCGGGCGGATGGGGCGGGGCCGATGCAGAGGGCTTCGTCGGCGTGCCGGACATAG from Orrella dioscoreae includes the following:
- the accC gene encoding acetyl-CoA carboxylase biotin carboxylase subunit yields the protein MFRKILIANRGEIAQRIQRACHELGIQTVIVHAEADRDAAYVRHADEALCIGPAPSARSYLNIPAILAAARLTGAQAVHPGYGFLSENAGFADAVEAAGLAFIGPTAAAIRTMGDKVQAKQAMLTAGVPCVPGTEGELPDDPQAILAAARKIGYPLIVKAAGGGGGRGMRVVEAETALLAAVETTRAEAAAAFGNPALYMERFLQRPRHIEIQVLADTHGNAVWLGERDCSMQRRHQKVIEESPAPGLPEGAVAAIGERCAQACRTLGYRGAGTFEFLYEDGQFYFIEMNTRLQVEHPVTELTTGIDLVQMQIRIAAGEALPWPQSAIQRRGHAIECRINAENPRSFLPSPGRITEWIAPGGPGIRVDSHAYPGYIVPPHYDSMIGKFIAYGDTREQALARMRVALRETVVAGIDTNIALHRDLLTDPVFCEGGAGIHYLETWIASRTSASG